From the genome of Cydia strobilella chromosome 21, ilCydStro3.1, whole genome shotgun sequence, one region includes:
- the LOC134751058 gene encoding protein wntless, with the protein MTGTIIENLSGRKLAILVTFLLLCQLTCFLIGGLVAPLPANAQTILGTVCKDTLTVKNDTTKWFYNRGKGACTKIDITETQPDYTGNEIVFAFQMPMPREDRILDFSRWQQNLIGVLQVDIQYHDEMEVQPRSLITIDARLAYRNKGDPEDEWKLYTQSVEKRHLDCDIAVKSKEYLYNCSALPLFELGSLFHDFYLLNIRLPVDTPEMNAHIGHVQDMWLTVINQNGGFTKVWVSLKTVFFPCIIAIIAWFWRRVHILQRKPVLLEKMLLSLGISLCLLNMPLEYFTLHFDLPFMLLLGDIRQGVFYAMLFSFWLVFAGEHMLIQDASTQSSLKQYWRHLSAVAMGCISLFIFDMCERGVQLRNPFYSIWVTDLGTNLALTFIILAGISTGMYFLFLCYMIWQVFVNISHKRQSLPTMSSVRRLHYEGIIYRFKFLMLATLLCAALTVIGFILGQVAEGQWKWDENIELEYTSAFFTGVYGMWNIYIFSLLVLYAPSHKRWPATENTSDTQNLSEEIEFSRLPNEGVTSEISSLTSFIRKPNVD; encoded by the coding sequence ATGACGGGTACTATAATTGAGAACCTGAGCGGTCGAAAACTCGCCATCCTAGTAACATTTCTATTGTTGTGCCAATTAACATGTTTCCTAATCGGTGGATTGGTCGCACCCCTGCCCGCAAACGCCCAAACTATTCTCGGAACGGTGTGCAAGGATACTCTAACGGTTAAAAATGACACGACGAAATGGTTTTACAACAGGGGAAAGGGCGCCTGTACCAAGATCGACATAACCGAGACGCAACCAGACTACACGGGTAACGAAATCGTGTTCGCGTTTCAAATGCCGATGCCGCGCGAGGATAGGATTCTAGACTTCTCTAGATGGCAACAGAACTTAATTGGAGTACTGCAGGTGGATATACAATATCATGATGAGATGGAGGTGCAGCCGCGGAGTTTGATCACGATCGATGCCCGACTGGCGTACAGGAACAAAGGGGATCCCGAGGACGAGTGGAAATTGTACACACAATCTGTCGAAAAACGCCACTTGGACTGTGATATTGCGGTGAAATCAAAGGAATATTTGTACAACTGTTCCGCTTTGCCTTTATTTGAATTAGGCTCTTTGTTCCATGACTTCTATCTACTTAACATCAGGCTACCGGTGGACACTCCAGAAATGAATGCACACATTGGCCATGTGCAGGACATGTGGCTGACAGTTATAAATCAAAATGGGGGCTTCACAAAAGTCTGGGTGTCTCTGAAAACAGTGTTTTTCCCCTGCATCATAGCTATTATTGCCTGGTTTTGGAGGAGGGTTCACATCTTACAACGGAAGCCTGTACTTTTGGAGAAGATGCTGCTGAGTTTGGGTATATCCCTGTGCCTATTGAACATGCCTCTTGAATACTTTACATTACACTTTGACTTGCCATTTATGCTGTTACTAGGGGACATAAGACAAGGAGTCTTTTATGCAATGCTATTTTCGTTTTGGCTCGTCTTTGCCGGTGAACACATGTTAATTCAGGATGCATCTACCCAAAGCTCTCTTAAGCAGTACTGGCGTCATTTAAGTGCTGTTGCAATGGGTTGCATATCTCTATTCATTTTTGACATGTGCGAGCGGGGAGTGCAACTGAGAAATCCATTTTACTCCATTTGGGTTACAGATTTGGGGACAAATCTCGCTTTGACCTTCATAATACTGGCTGGGATATCTACGGGGATGTATTTTCTTTTCCTGTGCTATATGATTTGGCAGGTTTTTGTAAACATCTCCCACAAGCGACAATCTTTACCCACAATGAGCTCAGTTAGACGGCTGCACTATGAGGGAATCATCTACCGGTTCAAGTTTCTGATGTTGGCCACGTTGCTCTGCGCTGCTCTCACTGTCATTGGGTTTATACTCGGACAGGTGGCAGAGGGGCAGTGGAAGTGGGATGAGAATATCGAGTTAGAATATACTTCTGCATTCTTTACCGGTGTGTATGGAATGTGGAACATATACATCTTTTCTCTGCTCGTTTTGTATGCTCCGAGCCACAAGCGTTGGCCAGCCACTGAAAATACATCTGACACCCAGAACTTAAGCGAGGAGATAGAATTCAGCCGTTTGCCAAACGAGGGTGTGACCAGCGAGATATCTTCTCTCACCTCTTTTATTAGAAAGCCTAATGTTGACTAA